The window TGGTAACGATATTTTTCCTCCGATTAGCACTTAGCCTCCGGAGCACAGTTCCAGGTTGTGGCGTATTGCGGCATCAGTAACTCCCTTCGCATGACCAACTTATGCTCAATACTATGTCCAGACATAAACAAAGCATTGCGCCTATAGCGGGAGTTAACGCCTTCAAGAACAGTCATTAAGGTAAGTGTTGCACTAGAAGAATAGGATAAATCAAACAGTTTAAAGTGGTCTGCTCTACTAGAGCAAAGATGTCACTGTGGCAGGGGAATCGGATATTGCGTGTAGCGCATTAGGAGGATGTGGAGCGTCTTCCCTAAAGAACTAAACTGGATTGTTGCAGTTACAAATTAATCAGCTTTGAACAACCGACAATCTTCCCAGATTCTGAATTTGTTCGCTCGTTTCAGCCCCACGTTGCTACTAATTGGACAAATACACTAGATGTGCCTTTACTCCGATATAGAACAATTCGAGAGTAGCCAGCATATGTATTTCGCTAGACTCGATCGGTGACAGATATATAGTGCTCGTCAGTTTAGAATACATACACTCACCAATACTACATGATGCGAGTGTCGATAGAGTCACGAGGATCAGAATACATGATTACCGCTGCTCTAATATGCTTGCTCCATTTGCATTGGCACCGTATCGCGTACCTGATTTGTCAAAGCAGCTATAGTAGCAACGTTCTGAAAATTAATTTTTCAAGTAAAATCCTCTCTACACTACCCTCAGATTTCTAAAGCCCGTTACTGACAATGAACCAATAGCAGCAGAAGCAATGTGATTACTCCACCAATCCATCAGTTTCATACGTCGTTCTAAATAGGTAGTGCGATTGTAAGCACTGCGTATCTGATTTTTATCGACGTGAGCTAACGCGGCCTCAATCACATCAGCATCA of the Shewanella baltica genome contains:
- a CDS encoding DUF4113 domain-containing protein, producing MTVLEGVNSRYRRNALFMSGHSIEHKLVMRRELLMPQYATTWNCAPEAKC